In Acidimicrobiales bacterium, the sequence GCCGGAACCGAGGATGAGCGTGTCATGCGGGTAGTAGTCGACTATGACCTCTGCGAGAGCAACGCCCTCTGCATGGGCGTGGCACCCGAGGTCTTCGAGGTGCGAGAGGACGACAACCTCTACATCCTGAACGAGCAGCCGCCAGAGGAGATGAGGGACAAGGTCGAGCAGGCCGTGCGGCTCTGCCCCAAGGCCGCCATCTCGATCGAGGACTGAGCACCCTCGATGCCGGACCGGGTACCCGTCATCGTCGGGACGGGGCTGAGCGACTACCCACAGGCACCACACCTCGACGGTGTGCAGCACCACGCCCAGGCCATGCAGCGGGCGCTGGCTGACTGCGGTGTGGCGAAGGACGAGATCGACGGTTATCTCGACGCCGGCGGCGGCGGGATGATGATCGACGATGCCGTCACCATGGCGGAGTACTTCGGCATCGACCACCGCTACATCGACGGCACCATGACCGGCGGGTCGTCGTTCGAGTTCCACGTCCAGCACGCGGCCGCCGCCATCAGACAGGGGCTGTGCGACACCGTCCTCATCACCTACGGCTCCGACCAGCTGTCCAGGATGGGACGGGGTCTCGGCACCGGCGGGCTCGGTCGAGGGGTGAAGCGCTTCGCCGGGCCCCAGCAGTACGAGGCGCCCTTCGGCAACTCACTGGTGGGCTCCTACGCAATGGCGGCCCAGCGCCACATGTACGAGTTCGGGACGACATCGGAGCAGCTGGCCGAGATCGCCGTCGGCGTCCGGGAGTTCGCAGGCCTCAACCCGAGAGCCATGTACCGCGAGCCGATCACAGTCGACGACGTCCTGGCCTCGCGGCTCATCGCCGACCCCCTGCACAAGCTGGACTGCTGCGTGATCTCTGACGGCGGCGGGGCGATCGTGATGACGACGGCCGAGC encodes:
- a CDS encoding ferredoxin, whose product is MRVVVDYDLCESNALCMGVAPEVFEVREDDNLYILNEQPPEEMRDKVEQAVRLCPKAAISIED
- a CDS encoding acetyl-CoA acetyltransferase; translation: MPDRVPVIVGTGLSDYPQAPHLDGVQHHAQAMQRALADCGVAKDEIDGYLDAGGGGMMIDDAVTMAEYFGIDHRYIDGTMTGGSSFEFHVQHAAAAIRQGLCDTVLITYGSDQLSRMGRGLGTGGLGRGVKRFAGPQQYEAPFGNSLVGSYAMAAQRHMYEFGTTSEQLAEIAVGVREFAGLNPRAMYREPITVDDVLASRLIADPLHKLDCCVISDGGGAIVMTTAERARDLRQPPVYVLGAAGAQTHWNISQMPDFTDTAASRCGPVAFGQAGVTPADIDTIQFYDSFTITVMLLLEGLGFCARGEGGAFVKEGHLRRGGDLPLNTDGGGLSSSHPGMRGIFLLIESVRQLRGQAGEAQVPDCELALACGSGGWLSCIGAVILGREHP